The Musa acuminata AAA Group cultivar baxijiao chromosome BXJ3-6, Cavendish_Baxijiao_AAA, whole genome shotgun sequence region ataatttttaattactTTATTTTGTCTATTTGATGTCATCAAATAgataaattcaaaaaaaattaaaaattccaTTAATtatcattaataaaatattaaaaatgagaTTATATGTGATGACATAATAACCCTTCATTTTCATTTAATTATATGGAGCTCAACGAGCAGCGCTAATTACATGGACGCATTTATTGGCATTGGAACCAATAGATTAAGAGTCTAATCTGCCTGAGATTAAGAGTGGTGTGACTTAAGCGTAGTCACACAGCCCATATAAGCAGGTCTTGTTGCACCGGTTGAAGCAGCTCCCGCAGTGCTTCTTGTCGACGGCCAAGTTGACGCACTTGCCGCCGCAGCACGCCTGCGTGAACTTACACAGCCTGCCGCACTCGCCGCAGTTGAAGCGGTCGCTGCCCGTGTCGACGCACTGGTCGCCGCAGCAGCGCTGCCCCGGGCTCCCGGCGCTGTAACAGGCCGAAGGATCGATGCTACACTTCTTCTTGCCGTTCGCGTCCGTCGCCGCCAGGAATCGGCTCTTCCGGCCTCCGCCTATGTCTCCAATGGCTGTCGGAGCGAGAGCTACGGTTATGGCTATCGCCACGAGGATGACGGTGGCTTGCTTCATGGCAGGAAGACGCTACTATCGCAGTGTAGAAAGTTAGGGTtagagaggggggagggggaaTACAGGGAATTATAAGAGAGGAGATAAGGGCGGGGGAAGTCAGATCTCTGTATCTGGATGAGTTGCAGTGCAGAAAGCTTAGAGAACATTGAAAGCAAAGGAAGGAGAGTCGTACTAAAGGGTGGGTTTCCACAGCAAGCTACGTAGCCGCAGCCAAGCGGCTCATATTTACACAAGCACATATATAACCTCTTCTCTCCGTGGTGGTGATGAGTGAAGAGTGTGGTTGCAGGCATTGTGTTCTCGTGCAATGCAAGGTTAAGGGTAAGACAATAGCTTGTGTTACACACGCAGACAAGATCTGAGAGTTGCGTTTAGTTCTTGTTATTAGAAATAATTAAGATCCTCATTATTGTTTTTTCTTATAAGAAGACTTGATATAATCCACATTTTGTTGCATATAGACAAATAATGCGTAGGTGATGAAAATTGGAGGACAGTAGTAgtaagtaataaaaaaataaaaataatggcaAATGATAATTAGCCATGACTTTTAATGCTGGAGTTATGTGTCTTTAAATAAATTAGCAGTTTTTTTTACAGGAAGAAAAAGTCATTAGAAGATAATCAAGATTTTCAGACATAACATGttagattatataatttatttaattagataagatatattatatatttgattgAATTTTTATTATAGCTATCGATAACAATAAGAAAGACTAATAGTAATGAGATGTTGACCCGAAGGAttctcttgattatttattttagatcctTTGCTATCACTTATAAATATACAAAACCTCCTACATACTAAATATGTGATATGACATTATATTATACATCGAGAGATTATAGATCTTTATCGCTTATAATGGTCGAGGAGAAGAGAAGTCAAGTAtagttctccttgtagatcaACATAGCTGTTTCTTTTGGATCAGACGATAGTGCATTTGTAGATCATATAAAGATTTTCTGAATAGCATCAAAACGTATAGAATCATAATatttgatctatcattatttgatttcagtTTATAGTATTAAGATTTTATGTATAAtagcataattataattttttatacttaCAATTGGTATTAGTGTTTTGAAATTGAATACCATAAATCATTAAAGTATGTCATATCTATTTTTTGTTTACATATGTTTGCTTACACTCTTCGCTTGCGAAAGTGTTATCTAATTTTGATTGTACGATGATTGAACAAATTGTTTGTGTtgttgatctacattttttatcttgTACATCATGTCATCTACTTGCGAGCTATGTAAGATTTCTCATGTTTGATCAACGAACTATCATTGACAGCTTATTATTGGCAATAGCATTATTAAGGGTGGTATCCTCCGATGGTTGTCGGCCTAATCAGAGGCAATGATTGCATATAAGTGTTGATGTACACAGCGGAAGCGTGATGGGGTACGTAGCCAATGATGGTCGCATGCATGATTGCAGCAACCTGTGTGCAATTGCCTTACAGCAATGGACCTTCCTTGGTCACAAGCAACTACAAGTATCATTTACTGTGGATGCAATGCTACCTTTGATCGATGGTTGCAGTTAAGCCACTGCGATGGCATTTGTTGGCTACGATAGGAGATGATTGGACGTTGAAGCCACAGTTCCCAACGAATGTGCGATAGATACGTGAGCACAATCGCACATCACAATATCTATAGGGGTGGTTGATGCATGTGCACAGCTACGTAGTGGGACGATGGTTGACAATGCTCGGTCATTGGCTCATGGTCACAGAGGTGTTCTGTTGATAAGGAACTCATGCATACTGAGAACAGCCATGTGTGGGCGTGACAACATGGCGCATCGACTAGTGAGGTCTTGGTCAGTCACATAAACAGTCATGCAAGTGCAATGGTAGTAGGCAAGGCACAAGTGGCAGACAACCACGTACCATGGCATCTGAATGCCTCTCATTTGTCGTGGTCGataagagaaaataaaataaaataaaaattaagggtTTCTTCATTTATATTATAGTTTTGTTCTTATAAATCCTTTAATTATAGTCTTTAGAGACAATTCGATAGAAattatatattttcattatatatcccaataaatttatagttttaccttttagaaattatatatttatgacttatttttaatcatACTTGATCGTAACTGCATTTTGATTA contains the following coding sequences:
- the LOC135641347 gene encoding stigma-specific STIG1-like protein 3 gives rise to the protein MKQATVILVAIAITVALAPTAIGDIGGGRKSRFLAATDANGKKKCSIDPSACYSAGSPGQRCCGDQCVDTGSDRFNCGECGRLCKFTQACCGGKCVNLAVDKKHCGSCFNRCNKTCLYGLCDYA